In Pseudomonadota bacterium, a genomic segment contains:
- a CDS encoding zinc ribbon domain-containing protein — MPIYEYICEQCGNEFELLVFKSDEPQCPQCGAKDLKKKMSSFGFSVGYKLTSSSSGQGSSCATCGSSNCSSCS; from the coding sequence ATGCCCATATACGAATATATTTGCGAGCAATGCGGGAATGAATTTGAATTGTTAGTTTTTAAGAGCGATGAACCACAGTGTCCTCAATGTGGTGCGAAAGACCTGAAGAAGAAGATGTCCTCTTTTGGATTTTCTGTGGGATATAAGCTTACATCATCGTCGAGCGGACAGGGTTCCTCCTGTGCAACGTGCGGCTCGTCGAATTGTTCAAGCTGTTCATAG
- the tilS gene encoding tRNA lysidine(34) synthetase TilS: MDFIHKVKKTIEKENLIEDGDNILIGLSGGIDSTALLYVLAEIAQRDRFKIGIAHVNHLLRGEESHRDQQFIETLARKFSFPCYVKRLDVRTYAKERGISLQHAGRDVRYNFFYEISLEHAYDKIAVAHNLDDQVETFILRMLKGSGIRGLASIPIKRGRIIRPFLNTYRSEIEEYVNASSISYVEDSSNSKIVYERNYVRKELMPLMKKLNPAFKEKIFLLLHDMTNINNFFEERAVRFIESHLKPEAQDISLEIKALDELDSETKFRVIANALDQLEPGFIALREHHRLVDKILRGSRPNLAITLPHGIKVKRIYDRLIFTNKQTKPVIKDAFPIKFGENRLEPFKLILDIKLLEVDDNSLFSEKGREGIPAAVNRDIAFFDADKIGGLCVRTFQEGDRFFPLGMNNYVKLKDFFISRKIPKEQRRQIPLLISNDDIIWIIGHRIDERYKVTEQTKRVMRVVVKLL; encoded by the coding sequence ATGGATTTCATACATAAAGTCAAAAAAACTATTGAAAAAGAAAACCTCATCGAAGATGGAGACAATATCCTCATCGGTCTTTCCGGTGGCATAGACTCAACTGCTTTATTGTATGTGCTGGCTGAGATAGCACAACGGGATCGCTTCAAAATCGGCATTGCACATGTAAATCATCTTCTGAGAGGTGAAGAGTCCCACAGGGACCAACAGTTTATCGAAACACTTGCACGGAAATTTTCGTTCCCCTGTTATGTGAAGAGGCTTGATGTCAGGACATATGCAAAAGAACGGGGCATATCGCTTCAGCACGCAGGGAGAGATGTGCGTTACAATTTCTTTTATGAAATTTCCCTGGAACATGCTTACGACAAGATTGCAGTTGCACACAACCTTGACGACCAGGTAGAGACGTTTATTTTAAGGATGTTAAAGGGAAGCGGGATAAGAGGTTTAGCATCTATTCCCATAAAGCGGGGCAGGATTATTAGACCATTCCTCAACACATACAGGTCTGAAATTGAGGAATATGTTAATGCTTCTTCAATATCCTATGTGGAAGATTCGTCAAACAGCAAAATTGTATATGAGAGGAATTATGTGAGAAAAGAGTTAATGCCTCTCATGAAAAAGTTAAACCCCGCCTTCAAAGAAAAGATTTTTTTATTGCTGCACGATATGACGAACATTAACAATTTCTTTGAAGAGAGGGCTGTGAGATTTATAGAGAGCCATTTGAAGCCTGAAGCACAGGATATATCCCTTGAGATTAAAGCATTGGATGAATTAGATTCTGAAACAAAGTTCAGAGTAATAGCCAACGCCCTTGATCAATTGGAGCCGGGGTTTATCGCACTCAGAGAACATCACCGGCTGGTTGATAAAATTTTGAGAGGGAGCAGGCCGAATCTGGCCATCACTTTACCCCACGGCATAAAGGTAAAACGCATTTATGACAGATTGATATTTACAAATAAGCAGACAAAGCCTGTTATAAAAGATGCTTTTCCCATCAAGTTTGGCGAAAACAGATTGGAGCCTTTTAAACTTATCCTTGATATCAAGCTGCTGGAGGTTGATGACAATTCTTTATTTTCTGAAAAGGGGCGGGAGGGGATACCTGCTGCTGTTAACAGGGACATCGCTTTTTTTGATGCAGATAAAATTGGTGGCTTATGCGTGAGGACCTTTCAGGAAGGTGATAGGTTCTTTCCCCTTGGAATGAATAATTATGTAAAACTTAAGGATTTCTTTATATCCAGAAAGATACCGAAAGAACAGAGAAGACAAATTCCGCTTCTCATCTCGAATGATGATATAATATGGATCATCGGGCACAGGATTGACGAGCGATATAAGGTTACCGAACAGACAAAAAGGGTCATGCGAGTTGTTGTAAAATTATTATAG